ACATTGGCACGTACTTGGGCAACTTGTTTAGCCGTTCGTTTAATTCTAGGAATTAGTGATTTTTGAAGGAGTAAAGCAATGGCGCAAATAATTATAGTAACTCCTGATAAACCTGGAGAAATGGTAAACAATACGACTGCTTGAGCAATAATAGTTAAAATAGTAACGAAAATAATATCAATATAATAAATTTGTCTTTGAATGGTATAAGCAGTTTGATTAATATAAGTCACTAAATCTCCAACTTTATAACTACTCGCACAGGAAAAAGTAAAAGACATAATCTGTGCAAATATACGTTCTACCATCTGGGCTTGAATACGAGCAGATAAATAATCAGAACTAACTGCCCCAATATATTCAAAACTATGGCGAAGAAACTGCATGAAAACTGCTAATACAATTAATCCAATAAAGAGTTGCCCTTGTGTGAATTCGTGTAAGAAACTTGATAAGAAAGTATTAGCAATAATCGGATGATTGAGAAGAGAATCAACTTGATCATCTTGTAATACTTGCAGAGCTAGATAAATACTGCCAAATGTCGTTCCCTCAAAGGCAGCAGCTAATAAATTGGCATGGATATTAAGAAGGATTAATAGACGATGGTGATTAATGGTGGCAAAAATTACTCGATAGGCAGGATTTTCTAGGAAGGAGGAAAAGTATTTTTTCCATCTGGCTTTGAAATTAGTCAGTTGACGTTGCATAATAATTGGGAATGATCCCTTTCCTTGCTAGCTACTGCAAAAACAGCGTTTCTGCTCAATCCAATTTTGAGATCAGGGTAAAAAAATGTACTCTTCTACAGTGTACCCGCTAATATGTCTTAATCAGGCAAGTAGGAAAACAAATAGAAGAAGGACTACTGCAAGCTCTGACAAAACTTCTTCGATATCCCTTGCACTAACAGCACCATGTTAATCTCCTCTTTATCGCCTTATTCTTCATGTTTCGATAATAAAGCTCTAATTACTTGATCGGAGATGCGGAAATTTGTTTCTAAAATTTGATCAATAATTGGCTTGAGTTCATTCAGATATCCTTCAGCCCTAGCTTTACTAATGACACCTAATGTTCCTGTAAAAACAAGATTGAACTTTCTAGCCACTTTGCGAGCCTTTAAATCATCTAAGATCATCAGGGAATCAGGATATTCCATTGCTAGAGCAATACTAGAAGCCTCTCCCGTATCTAATTCCCCTTCCAGAAACTTCTGTTGTTCTTGGTTGCTCGCATTTTCCACTCGAACCCAAGCTGGTAAAGTTTCACCATATTCAGATTCAACTTCTGAAGTAATCGTAATTTCACTATAAACAAATTGTAAAAGCTCCAGTCTTCCAATTTTTTTGAAAACAATCAGGGAACTGGTATCAGCAATGACAAATTCAGGCGTTTTCAATGTCCAATTCTAACTCTTCAACGGATGTACTAAAGAGGGAAATCTGATAATCACCTAGAATTTCAATAAATTCTCGCTTGCTTAACCCTGCCACTGCTGCTGCTTGACCTGAGCTTAGGGTGCCATTCTCGTATAACTTAGCCGCAATTAGCAATCGCAGTTCTTCATCAGTTTCTTCAATTGTATTAGGAATATTTAATTCTAAAGTTCGCATAGTTAGGTGTTCCTACACTTTGATCGGCTTTACCCCTTATTATAGTGATACGATCGCGCTAACCAAAAAGCCTTCTACTCCTCTCAAGCACTCATTCTTTCTGGCTCTAATTAATAATCCTTCCTAGCCATACTGACTCTACTGAGCGCGATCGGAAGGCTAAACTTCATCAGGATCAACTCCCAACTCCCGCAAC
This window of the Euhalothece natronophila Z-M001 genome carries:
- a CDS encoding UPF0175 family protein, which codes for MRTLELNIPNTIEETDEELRLLIAAKLYENGTLSSGQAAAVAGLSKREFIEILGDYQISLFSTSVEELELDIENA
- a CDS encoding DUF3368 domain-containing protein, with the protein product MKTPEFVIADTSSLIVFKKIGRLELLQFVYSEITITSEVESEYGETLPAWVRVENASNQEQQKFLEGELDTGEASSIALAMEYPDSLMILDDLKARKVARKFNLVFTGTLGVISKARAEGYLNELKPIIDQILETNFRISDQVIRALLSKHEE